The proteins below come from a single Aegilops tauschii subsp. strangulata cultivar AL8/78 chromosome 6, Aet v6.0, whole genome shotgun sequence genomic window:
- the LOC109773987 gene encoding dehydrin DHN3 codes for MEHGQATNRVDEYGNPVAGHGVGTGMGAHGGVGTGAAAGGHFQPTREEHKAGGILQRSGSSSSSSSSEDDGMGGRRKKGIKDKIKEKLPGGHGDQQQTAGTYGQQGHTGMTGTGAHGTTATGGTYGQQGDTGMTGTGTHGTDGAGEKKGIMDKIKEKLPGQH; via the exons ATGGAGCACGGCCAGGCGACTAACCGCGTCGACGAGTACGGCAACCCGGTGGCCGGACATGGCGTCGGCACCGGCATGGGGGCGCACGGCGGCGTGGGCACCGGCGCGGCTGCTGGTGGGCATTTCCAGCCCACGAGGGAGGAGCACAAGGCCGGAGGGATCCTGCAGCGCTCCGGCAGCTCTAGTAGCTCCAGCTCG TCTGAGGATGATGGCATgggcgggaggaggaagaagggcatcAAGGATAAGATCAAGGAGAAGCTTCCGGGTGGCCACGGTGACCAGCAGCAGACCGCTGGCACCTACGGGCAGCAGGGTCACACAGGAATGACCGGCACTGGGGCGCATGGCACCACGGCCACTGGCGGCACCTACGGGCAGCAGGGAGACACCGGAATGACCGGCACGGGGACGCACGGCACCGACGGCGCCGGCGAGAAGAAAGGCATCATGGACAAGATCAAGGAGAAGCTGCCCGGACAGCACTGA